A genome region from Akkermansiaceae bacterium includes the following:
- a CDS encoding TraR/DksA C4-type zinc finger protein, whose protein sequence is MSGMTRDTIRNAPEGSEASGSGQHQGDAGSDAYDRDFALSVLAKEQDALYEIEQALYRIKKGTYGNCEISGHKIPIARLEAIPFARLTVEEQANWEKEYGNRRFRPSDEVGFSGGIPQEDEDSVTVSLDDDDD, encoded by the coding sequence ATGTCCGGAATGACCCGCGACACGATCCGCAACGCCCCCGAAGGCAGCGAGGCATCCGGCAGCGGGCAGCACCAGGGCGATGCGGGCAGCGATGCCTATGACCGCGATTTCGCCCTCTCCGTCCTAGCCAAGGAGCAGGATGCCCTCTACGAGATCGAGCAGGCTCTCTATCGCATCAAAAAGGGAACCTACGGGAACTGCGAAATCTCCGGCCACAAGATCCCCATCGCCCGCCTCGAGGCCATCCCTTTCGCCCGCCTGACCGTTGAGGAACAGGCGAATTGGGAGAAGGAATATGGCAACCGCAGGTTCCGCCCCTCCGACGAAGTCGGCTTCAGCGGAGGGATTCCGCAGGAAGATGAAGATTCCGTGACGGTTTCGCTTGACGACGACGACGATTGA
- a CDS encoding translation initiation factor, with product MSRKKKNATDAARNPNAFTALDTFADLPAGPIEHIQATPLKTSKRGQKNTKRGRVDIIRQNARGGKGVTIAKNFIGISLAEKQDLAKKIQKTCGVGGTVKDGFIEIQGDKREEVKRILTEAGFNPVFAGG from the coding sequence ATGAGCAGGAAGAAAAAAAACGCCACGGATGCAGCGCGGAACCCAAACGCATTTACAGCCCTGGACACATTCGCGGACTTACCTGCCGGGCCAATCGAGCATATCCAGGCCACCCCATTGAAAACTTCCAAGCGCGGCCAGAAGAACACCAAGCGAGGCCGCGTGGACATCATCCGCCAGAACGCCCGTGGCGGGAAAGGCGTCACAATCGCGAAGAATTTCATCGGGATCTCACTTGCAGAGAAACAGGATCTCGCGAAGAAAATCCAGAAAACCTGCGGTGTCGGCGGCACCGTGAAAGACGGCTTCATCGAGATTCAGGGCGACAAGCGCGAAGAGGTGAAACGCATTCTCACAGAAGCCGGCTTCAACCCGGTATTCGCAGGCGGCTAG
- a CDS encoding DUF3516 domain-containing protein, translating into MPALSPENVPDPTSSDEILGVFLAYLEESGTTPYDHQEEAILELFAGNNVILNTPTGSGKSLVALALQFRAICLGRRSYYTVPIKALANEKFLSLCNTFGPEKVGMITGDATVNPSAPVICCTAEILANLALREGASASADDVIMDEFHYYSDHERGVAWQIPLLTLPQSRFLLMSATIGDTAFFQESITKLTGAPAVLVKSEDRPVPLEFDYSTTALEEKIEELVEANRAPIYLVHFSQLACAKTAQDLMSRNFCSKEEKEAIAEILIDADFRSPYGKEMKKLLRHGLGIHHAGLLPKYRTLVEKLAQKGLLKVICGTDTLGVGVNVPIRTVVFTQLFKYGGQSTKTLAVRDFKQIAGRAGRRGFDDLGFVVAQAPEHVIANIKADAKAAAKGGKSKAMKRKPPENGFVNWDENTFRKLIDSPPEKLSSSFVMRHGMLLNVLSRSDHDGCAELRRIIRDCHETPSKKAALRKRAFELFRGLVEGNILRIIPEDQRTGPAKVALNIELQDDFSLNQALATYMIEALQKLDANDPAHTLNVISLAEAIVEDPSQVLRKQVDKAKDRLVAEMKADGMEYDQRMDALEQVEHPKPGKEFIYATYNEFVLNNPWAKEAGVRPKSIAREMFSDYSSFEDYIKNYGLEKSEAILLRHLTEVYKILAQTVPTNQKTPELEEAEDFFGDIIRNTDSSLLDEWEKLRNPETITAKPDQKPEREIPYTRNKAALLKATRAVVFEFIKSLAQGRTEHALSLVRSESSAATLQQGIAAFGEARGAFRLDPEARNRKHTRVRELPEKSTWIIEQTLVDHGETNDHLATFHLDLAASDQGKQPILHFIGLETQG; encoded by the coding sequence ATGCCCGCCCTCTCGCCCGAAAATGTTCCAGACCCGACCTCCTCCGACGAGATCCTCGGAGTCTTCCTGGCCTATCTTGAGGAATCCGGAACCACGCCTTACGACCACCAGGAGGAGGCGATCCTTGAACTCTTCGCAGGGAACAACGTGATCCTCAACACCCCCACGGGATCGGGGAAATCCCTGGTCGCGCTGGCGCTGCAGTTCCGCGCGATCTGCCTCGGTCGTCGATCCTACTACACCGTCCCGATCAAGGCGCTGGCCAACGAGAAATTCCTCTCCCTCTGCAACACCTTCGGCCCCGAAAAGGTCGGGATGATCACCGGCGATGCAACGGTGAACCCTTCCGCCCCGGTGATCTGCTGCACGGCGGAAATCCTCGCCAACTTGGCATTGCGCGAGGGTGCCAGCGCCTCCGCCGATGACGTGATCATGGACGAGTTCCACTACTACTCGGATCATGAGCGCGGGGTGGCATGGCAGATCCCGCTGCTCACCCTGCCGCAATCACGCTTCCTGCTCATGTCCGCCACGATCGGGGACACCGCATTTTTCCAGGAATCCATCACCAAGCTAACAGGAGCGCCGGCGGTGCTGGTGAAATCGGAGGACAGACCGGTGCCGCTGGAGTTCGATTACTCGACGACGGCGCTTGAGGAAAAGATCGAGGAACTTGTCGAAGCAAACCGCGCGCCGATCTACCTCGTCCATTTTTCACAGCTCGCCTGCGCCAAGACCGCGCAGGATCTGATGAGCCGGAATTTCTGCTCCAAGGAGGAAAAGGAAGCCATCGCCGAGATCCTGATCGATGCAGATTTCCGCAGCCCCTACGGGAAAGAGATGAAAAAACTCCTCCGCCACGGCCTCGGCATCCACCACGCCGGGCTGCTGCCGAAATACCGTACGCTGGTGGAAAAGCTCGCCCAGAAGGGCTTGCTGAAAGTCATCTGCGGAACGGATACGCTCGGGGTCGGCGTCAACGTCCCCATCCGCACGGTGGTCTTCACCCAGCTTTTCAAATACGGCGGCCAGTCCACGAAAACACTGGCCGTTAGGGATTTCAAACAGATCGCCGGACGGGCGGGACGGCGGGGCTTCGACGACCTCGGGTTCGTAGTCGCGCAGGCGCCCGAGCATGTCATCGCCAACATCAAGGCGGATGCCAAGGCTGCCGCAAAGGGAGGGAAATCCAAGGCGATGAAACGAAAGCCGCCGGAAAATGGCTTCGTGAACTGGGATGAGAACACCTTCCGGAAACTCATCGACTCGCCCCCGGAAAAACTCAGCTCGTCCTTCGTGATGCGCCACGGGATGCTGCTCAACGTCCTTTCCCGCTCGGATCATGATGGCTGCGCGGAGCTGCGCCGCATCATCCGGGACTGCCATGAGACTCCCTCGAAAAAAGCCGCACTACGCAAACGCGCCTTCGAGCTTTTCCGTGGCCTAGTAGAGGGAAATATCCTGCGCATTATCCCTGAGGATCAGCGCACCGGCCCGGCGAAGGTGGCGCTGAACATCGAGCTCCAGGATGACTTTTCGCTCAACCAGGCGCTGGCGACCTACATGATCGAGGCGCTCCAAAAACTCGATGCCAACGACCCTGCCCACACCCTCAATGTCATCTCGCTCGCCGAGGCCATCGTAGAGGATCCATCGCAGGTGCTGCGCAAGCAGGTGGACAAGGCGAAGGACAGGCTCGTCGCGGAAATGAAGGCGGACGGGATGGAATACGACCAACGGATGGACGCACTGGAACAGGTGGAGCATCCCAAACCCGGCAAGGAATTCATCTACGCGACCTACAACGAATTCGTCCTCAACAATCCCTGGGCCAAGGAAGCCGGGGTGCGCCCGAAATCCATCGCCCGGGAAATGTTCTCGGACTACTCGTCCTTTGAGGACTACATCAAGAATTACGGCTTGGAGAAAAGCGAGGCGATCCTGCTGCGCCACCTGACTGAGGTTTACAAGATCCTCGCCCAGACCGTCCCGACCAATCAAAAGACCCCGGAGCTGGAGGAAGCCGAGGATTTCTTCGGGGACATCATCCGCAACACCGACTCCTCCCTCCTCGATGAATGGGAGAAACTCCGCAATCCGGAGACAATTACCGCGAAACCCGACCAAAAACCGGAGCGCGAAATCCCTTACACCCGCAACAAGGCCGCCCTGCTGAAAGCCACCCGCGCCGTCGTCTTCGAGTTCATCAAATCCCTCGCCCAAGGCCGTACCGAACACGCCCTGTCTCTCGTCAGATCCGAATCATCCGCCGCCACACTCCAGCAAGGCATTGCCGCTTTCGGCGAAGCGCGCGGAGCATTCCGACTCGACCCCGAAGCCCGCAACCGCAAGCACACCCGTGTCCGGGAGCTGCCGGAAAAATCCACCTGGATCATCGAACAGACCCTCGTGGATCACGGGGAAACCAACGACCACCTCGCCACCTTCCACCTGGATCTCGCAGCCAGCGACCAGGGGAAACAACCGATCCTGCACTTCATCGGTCTGGAAACACAGGGATGA
- a CDS encoding arylsulfatase, translating into MLRLSIIHILALMPAALIAGGAPRNAVFILADDLGWGELGCYGQEKIRTPNIDRLAAEGARFTHHYSGAPVCAPARCVLMTGKHLGHAEIRGNLQATRNFPHFKEGQHPITDASFTLAERFKAAGFATAAMGKWGLGPVGSTGDPNRQGFDLFFGFNCQALAHSFYPEFLWKNDRRVRINGKAIPGHARQPEGTVRMEDWIGGTYASASILEEALGFIDAHAEVPFFLYLPFTEPHVAMHPPIESVNEYPEQWDDKPYRGESGYLPHPRPRAGYAAMISDLDRHVGRVVAKLRENCILDETLIIFTSDNGTTHRADGAQFGVGGVDAAFFHSTSGLKGFKGSVYEGGLRVPMIVRYPPAVKAGALNTSPGYFADWFPTLCAAFGLEAPAGLDGENLWPAITGAPAITDRKPMVWVYPEYGGQVAVRIGDFMVLRRNLKAGKIQPWEAYDIPGDAVQANNLAAERPDLIAKAVEILKQQTDSNPLFNLEIPER; encoded by the coding sequence ATGTTACGTCTCAGCATCATCCACATCCTCGCCCTCATGCCCGCCGCCCTCATCGCCGGGGGCGCTCCTCGCAACGCCGTCTTCATTCTCGCGGATGACCTCGGCTGGGGGGAGCTGGGATGCTATGGTCAGGAAAAAATCCGCACCCCTAACATCGACAGGCTCGCTGCGGAGGGAGCGCGCTTCACCCACCACTACTCCGGGGCACCTGTTTGCGCTCCGGCCCGCTGTGTGCTGATGACCGGCAAGCACCTTGGCCATGCCGAAATCCGGGGCAACCTGCAGGCGACAAGGAATTTCCCGCACTTCAAGGAAGGCCAGCACCCCATCACCGATGCCAGCTTCACCCTGGCTGAGCGGTTCAAGGCCGCCGGCTTCGCCACCGCAGCCATGGGCAAGTGGGGGCTGGGGCCGGTTGGCTCCACCGGAGATCCCAACAGGCAGGGCTTCGATCTATTCTTCGGCTTCAACTGCCAGGCGCTCGCCCACTCCTTCTACCCGGAGTTTCTCTGGAAAAACGACAGGCGTGTGCGGATCAACGGCAAGGCCATTCCGGGACATGCCAGGCAGCCGGAGGGCACTGTCCGAATGGAGGATTGGATCGGAGGGACCTATGCCTCGGCATCCATCCTGGAGGAGGCGCTTGGCTTCATCGATGCTCACGCGGAAGTGCCTTTTTTCCTCTATCTGCCCTTCACCGAGCCGCACGTGGCGATGCACCCGCCCATCGAATCCGTCAACGAATATCCGGAGCAATGGGATGACAAACCCTACCGGGGCGAGTCCGGCTATCTGCCGCATCCCCGGCCGAGGGCGGGCTATGCGGCGATGATTTCCGATCTCGACCGCCACGTCGGCCGCGTGGTCGCGAAGCTTCGCGAAAATTGCATCCTCGATGAGACTCTCATCATCTTCACCTCCGACAACGGCACCACTCACAGGGCCGATGGGGCTCAGTTCGGGGTTGGTGGGGTGGATGCCGCTTTCTTCCATTCCACCTCCGGCTTGAAGGGCTTCAAGGGCAGCGTTTACGAGGGCGGCCTGCGGGTGCCGATGATCGTCCGTTACCCCCCCGCGGTGAAAGCGGGCGCTCTCAACACATCACCCGGCTACTTCGCCGACTGGTTTCCGACTCTGTGCGCCGCATTCGGGCTGGAGGCTCCCGCTGGACTCGATGGTGAGAACCTATGGCCCGCCATCACCGGCGCTCCGGCCATCACCGACCGCAAACCCATGGTCTGGGTCTATCCCGAATACGGTGGCCAGGTGGCAGTCCGGATCGGCGATTTCATGGTGTTGCGCCGCAACCTCAAGGCAGGGAAAATCCAGCCATGGGAAGCGTACGACATCCCAGGCGATGCAGTCCAGGCAAACAACCTTGCCGCGGAACGTCCGGATCTCATTGCGAAGGCGGTGGAAATCCTCAAGCAGCAAACCGATTCGAACCCGCTCTTCAATTTGGAGATCCCTGAGCGATGA
- a CDS encoding GTP cyclohydrolase I FolE2, giving the protein MNVLPDTQSEEDHREIVIDRVGVRELRYPATYLGAGGEVQATVAKYEMTVELPAHLKGTHMSRFVDALHHFTGPLCSASVMQLTEDLARRLQATRAFVGCEFTVFREKEAPVSRMRSMSDYELGIECRYSEHDGNEIFLSLQVPVATLCPCSKAISERGAHNQRGIVTISVEANETLSFEELIDLAEASASCELYAGLKRSDEKAVTERAFDQPVFVEDLVRNVAAGLKKHAAVRWYRVEAENFESIHNHNAYAMIES; this is encoded by the coding sequence ATGAACGTCTTGCCGGATACGCAGAGCGAAGAGGATCACCGCGAGATCGTGATCGACCGCGTGGGTGTGAGGGAACTGCGCTACCCCGCCACCTACCTGGGCGCGGGTGGTGAGGTGCAGGCCACCGTGGCCAAGTATGAGATGACCGTGGAGCTTCCCGCGCATCTCAAGGGCACCCACATGAGCCGTTTCGTGGATGCACTGCATCATTTCACAGGCCCGCTCTGCAGCGCATCGGTCATGCAGCTGACCGAGGATCTTGCCAGAAGGCTGCAGGCGACGCGCGCCTTCGTCGGCTGCGAATTCACCGTTTTCCGCGAAAAGGAAGCTCCGGTTTCCAGGATGCGAAGCATGTCGGACTACGAACTGGGAATCGAGTGCCGCTATTCCGAGCATGATGGCAACGAGATCTTCCTCAGTCTCCAGGTGCCTGTCGCGACCCTCTGCCCGTGCTCGAAGGCGATCAGCGAGCGTGGCGCCCACAACCAGCGCGGCATCGTGACAATCTCCGTCGAGGCAAATGAAACGCTCAGCTTCGAGGAGCTCATCGACCTTGCCGAGGCGTCCGCAAGCTGCGAGCTGTATGCCGGATTGAAGCGCAGCGACGAGAAAGCCGTCACCGAGCGCGCCTTCGACCAACCGGTCTTTGTCGAGGATCTCGTCAGGAATGTGGCCGCCGGCCTGAAAAAACATGCGGCCGTCAGGTGGTACCGCGTTGAGGCCGAGAATTTCGAGTCCATCCACAATCACAACGCCTATGCGATGATCGAGTCCTGA
- a CDS encoding cytochrome c, which translates to MQFQNPLVVLFAIAPMVAADPLSYDNLPLGSEEKPLVLRTYMPDPGLDPGYFAHHGKASKSPKYNPGTGMDVKGEYAPIKGLPAAIGVNHGPALSYAFDTIECRIAYAWQGGFIDMYPYWGDVQRGSRLSYNYVPHLVGILFYKADPMSEIRVDGKRMTDLGNPKFIGYDMEKGIPVFLFSRGGHDFRLKVGPETGTPLSYSFTLSSPQKIGLTYGAAPGEKATNILTHTLTGTSLASFQGFPRDMKLKEASIANGQLLFDSLGCSACHSIDGSLGHGPTLAGVYGGERIVEGQKDAVKADKEYIIESIKAPAAKTVKGFPPNYMPPYALKDLEYESLFLFIESIAKGE; encoded by the coding sequence ATGCAATTCCAAAACCCCCTTGTCGTTTTGTTTGCCATCGCCCCGATGGTTGCAGCGGATCCTCTCAGCTATGACAATCTGCCCCTGGGATCTGAGGAGAAGCCATTGGTGTTGCGCACCTACATGCCGGATCCGGGGCTTGATCCAGGCTACTTCGCCCACCACGGGAAAGCATCCAAATCGCCGAAATACAATCCCGGCACAGGCATGGACGTGAAGGGCGAATACGCGCCCATCAAGGGGTTGCCCGCAGCCATCGGTGTCAACCACGGGCCGGCGCTTTCCTATGCCTTCGATACCATCGAGTGCCGCATCGCCTATGCGTGGCAGGGCGGTTTCATCGACATGTATCCGTATTGGGGGGATGTCCAGCGGGGCAGCCGCCTCAGCTACAACTACGTCCCGCATCTCGTTGGCATCCTTTTTTACAAAGCCGATCCGATGTCGGAAATCCGTGTCGACGGGAAACGGATGACCGATCTGGGGAACCCGAAGTTCATCGGCTATGACATGGAGAAAGGGATCCCGGTTTTTCTTTTCTCGCGGGGCGGGCATGATTTCAGGCTCAAGGTGGGACCTGAAACCGGAACACCGCTTTCTTACTCGTTCACACTGAGCTCGCCGCAAAAAATCGGCCTGACCTACGGAGCCGCTCCGGGAGAAAAGGCCACCAACATCCTTACCCACACGCTCACCGGCACAAGCCTTGCCAGTTTCCAGGGTTTTCCCCGCGACATGAAGCTCAAGGAGGCCAGCATCGCCAACGGCCAACTCCTCTTCGACAGCCTCGGCTGCTCCGCCTGCCACTCCATCGACGGATCCCTCGGCCACGGCCCCACGCTCGCCGGGGTCTATGGAGGTGAGCGTATTGTCGAGGGGCAAAAGGATGCCGTGAAGGCGGACAAGGAATACATCATCGAGTCGATCAAGGCACCCGCGGCGAAGACAGTGAAAGGCTTTCCGCCAAACTACATGCCTCCCTACGCCCTCAAGGATCTCGAATATGAATCCCTGTTTCTCTTCATCGAATCCATCGCCAAGGGTGAATGA
- a CDS encoding aldo/keto reductase: MNITRRHSLKLIGTGATALAACPGTTFAGETFRKIPASGESLPVIGMGTWRTFNVGGDNVLRDARTEVLKAFFANGGRMVDCSPMYGSAREVLGHALRKAGIPEKLFSAEKIWTEDGSATRAQAAESAGMWGVKRFDLMQIHNLVGWKEHLAALREMKQEGMIRHIGITTSHGRRHGDLEKIMGSEDLDFVQLTYNLTHREVEARLLPLAAEKGIAVIANRPFDGGDLIGSLVRKKAPLPGWAAEIDCESWAQFLLKFVVSHPALTCAIPATSKVAHMKDNMAARLGRMPDEAMRKRMIGYVANL, from the coding sequence ATGAACATCACCCGCAGACACTCGCTCAAGCTCATCGGCACCGGCGCCACCGCGCTGGCCGCCTGCCCCGGCACCACATTCGCCGGTGAGACATTCCGGAAAATCCCCGCCAGCGGAGAATCGCTCCCCGTGATCGGGATGGGCACCTGGCGCACCTTCAACGTAGGCGGCGACAATGTCCTGCGCGACGCCCGCACCGAAGTGCTCAAGGCATTCTTTGCCAACGGCGGGCGCATGGTCGATTGCTCCCCGATGTATGGCTCCGCCCGCGAAGTCCTGGGCCATGCCCTGCGCAAAGCCGGCATCCCGGAGAAACTTTTCTCCGCTGAGAAAATCTGGACCGAAGATGGCTCGGCGACGCGCGCCCAGGCGGCGGAGTCGGCGGGTATGTGGGGCGTGAAACGCTTCGATCTCATGCAGATCCACAACCTGGTTGGATGGAAGGAGCATCTCGCCGCCCTGCGTGAGATGAAGCAGGAAGGGATGATCCGTCACATCGGCATCACCACCTCGCACGGGCGACGGCATGGGGACCTTGAAAAAATCATGGGCAGCGAGGATCTGGATTTCGTTCAGCTGACGTACAACCTCACGCACCGCGAGGTCGAGGCGAGGCTCCTTCCGTTGGCTGCGGAAAAGGGCATCGCGGTGATCGCGAACAGGCCTTTCGACGGAGGCGATCTCATCGGTTCCCTGGTTCGGAAGAAAGCCCCGCTCCCCGGCTGGGCGGCGGAGATCGATTGCGAGAGCTGGGCGCAGTTCCTGCTGAAGTTCGTTGTTTCCCACCCCGCCCTGACATGTGCCATTCCTGCCACCAGCAAGGTGGCGCACATGAAGGACAACATGGCGGCCCGCCTGGGGCGGATGCCGGATGAGGCGATGCGCAAGCGCATGATCGGATATGTCGCCAATCTGTGA
- the scpB gene encoding SMC-Scp complex subunit ScpB yields MQLSAILESLLVASQEPLSSEEMARLVRARVAEAEDVIVRETDEGSAPAPMPEWLLALAQTSPEDAASVVAELNAHYQETGRAFTILERPKGWKLYTRTEYGEFVRHLFPGRKPERLSGPAMETLAIVAYRQPITKAAIEAVRGVSCDGMIQKLLDRDLVRIGGRAELPGRPLLYQTTELFFEHFGINSIDDLPNSSELRRVKLPEPKEESSIENGEQQLALSAAGTPAAAADESEAEPTSEEQSP; encoded by the coding sequence ATGCAACTCAGCGCCATCCTGGAATCCCTCCTCGTCGCCTCCCAAGAACCCCTTTCCTCCGAGGAAATGGCCCGCCTCGTCCGCGCCCGTGTGGCGGAGGCGGAGGATGTCATCGTCCGGGAAACGGATGAGGGATCGGCGCCCGCACCGATGCCGGAATGGCTCTTAGCCCTTGCCCAGACAAGCCCTGAGGATGCAGCCTCCGTCGTCGCCGAACTGAACGCCCACTACCAGGAAACGGGGCGCGCTTTCACCATCCTTGAGCGCCCCAAGGGCTGGAAGCTATACACCCGCACCGAATACGGCGAATTCGTCCGCCACCTTTTCCCCGGCAGGAAACCGGAGCGCCTTTCCGGCCCGGCGATGGAGACCCTGGCCATCGTCGCCTACCGCCAGCCAATCACGAAAGCCGCCATCGAGGCGGTCCGCGGCGTTTCCTGCGACGGCATGATCCAGAAACTCCTCGACCGCGACCTCGTCCGCATCGGCGGACGAGCCGAACTTCCGGGTCGTCCTCTCCTGTACCAGACCACCGAGCTTTTCTTCGAGCACTTCGGCATCAACAGCATCGACGACCTCCCGAATTCCTCGGAGCTGCGCCGCGTGAAACTGCCTGAGCCGAAGGAGGAATCCTCCATCGAGAACGGTGAACAACAGCTCGCCCTTTCCGCCGCAGGCACGCCCGCCGCAGCCGCCGATGAATCCGAGGCCGAACCAACCTCCGAAGAACAATCCCCATGA
- the rpsR gene encoding 30S ribosomal protein S18: MSEPKTIQRRINFRKANRQMTRRRQDIPVEQLTPTNPELLGKFTSETGKILPRRVTGVSAKLHRKINNAIKQSRAINLMP, from the coding sequence ATGTCCGAGCCAAAGACAATCCAACGCCGCATCAATTTCCGCAAGGCGAACCGCCAGATGACCCGCCGCAGGCAGGACATCCCCGTCGAGCAATTGACCCCGACCAATCCCGAGCTTCTCGGCAAATTCACCTCCGAGACCGGGAAGATCCTTCCACGCCGCGTGACGGGTGTTTCCGCGAAGCTTCATCGCAAAATCAACAACGCGATCAAGCAGTCCCGCGCGATCAACCTCATGCCGTAA
- the pheA gene encoding prephenate dehydratase — protein MSLDDIRKQIDLIDQDLLKLLSQRADLVHEVGVIKKRDGLQIYAPEREQALLDRLVAINQGRLPEKSIKAIYREIMSAALALEEDLTIAYLGPEGTWTHQAAIKKFGHSVGYSPQPNFSDVFDQVARRQASYGVVPIENSTEGAVSHTLDLFVDSPLHICAQILLRIENCLMAAIPKNEIRTLYSHPQVFGQCRSWILKNFPEADLVEVSSTTKAAQLAREKSHEGAAALGGALAAEIHGLDLLETAIQDRATNTTRFLVIGEKTCPPTGNDRTSILFAINDKPGSLVNALQAFDHLQINLSKIESRPSKRKDWEYIFHVDLSGHSETENVSAALKELAGHCSMVKILGSYPDTGE, from the coding sequence ATGAGCCTCGATGACATACGAAAGCAGATCGACCTGATCGACCAGGATCTGCTCAAGCTCCTCTCCCAGCGCGCCGATCTCGTCCACGAGGTCGGCGTCATCAAGAAGCGCGACGGCCTGCAGATCTACGCCCCGGAGCGCGAGCAGGCACTGTTAGACCGCCTCGTCGCCATCAACCAGGGCCGTCTCCCGGAGAAATCCATCAAGGCGATCTACCGCGAGATCATGTCCGCCGCCCTCGCCCTGGAGGAAGACCTGACCATCGCCTACCTCGGTCCCGAGGGGACCTGGACGCACCAGGCGGCGATCAAGAAATTCGGCCACTCGGTGGGCTACTCCCCGCAACCGAATTTCTCCGATGTGTTCGATCAGGTCGCCCGCAGGCAGGCGAGCTACGGGGTCGTCCCCATCGAGAACTCAACCGAGGGAGCGGTATCCCACACCCTGGACCTCTTCGTCGATTCCCCTCTCCACATCTGCGCCCAGATCCTCCTGCGCATCGAGAACTGCCTGATGGCCGCGATTCCGAAAAACGAAATCCGCACCCTCTATTCCCACCCCCAGGTCTTCGGCCAATGCCGCAGCTGGATCCTGAAAAATTTCCCCGAGGCGGATCTCGTCGAGGTCTCCTCCACCACCAAGGCCGCCCAGCTCGCCAGGGAGAAATCCCACGAAGGGGCCGCCGCGCTCGGCGGAGCTCTCGCCGCGGAAATCCACGGCCTCGATCTGTTGGAGACCGCAATCCAGGATCGCGCGACGAACACCACCCGCTTCCTAGTCATCGGCGAAAAGACCTGCCCGCCCACCGGCAACGACCGCACCTCCATCCTCTTCGCCATCAACGACAAGCCCGGCTCGCTCGTCAATGCGCTCCAGGCCTTCGACCACCTTCAGATCAATCTTTCCAAGATCGAGTCCCGCCCCTCCAAGCGAAAGGACTGGGAATACATCTTCCACGTCGATCTCTCCGGCCACTCGGAAACGGAAAACGTGTCCGCCGCCCTCAAGGAACTCGCCGGCCACTGCTCGATGGTGAAAATCCTCGGCTCCTACCCGGACACCGGCGAGTAG
- the rpmG gene encoding 50S ribosomal protein L33 has translation MPREIIILECTEAKAEGKPTSRYVTTRNKKSLRTPGRLEKVKFNHFLKRRTLHRELR, from the coding sequence ATGCCACGCGAGATCATCATCCTTGAATGCACCGAAGCGAAAGCCGAGGGCAAACCGACTTCCCGTTACGTCACCACGCGTAACAAGAAAAGCCTGCGTACACCGGGCCGCCTAGAGAAAGTGAAATTCAACCACTTCCTCAAGCGCCGCACCCTCCACCGCGAACTCCGCTAA